The Mercurialis annua linkage group LG2, ddMerAnnu1.2, whole genome shotgun sequence genome contains a region encoding:
- the LOC126667620 gene encoding exocyst complex component EXO70A1: MGDSVGSGSNDNKDRFQNLIAATKSLKLSLDKSKALAFALEKTGPRLDEINHRLPSLEAAVRPIRADKDALVAVGGHINRAVGPAAAVLKVFDAVHGLEKSLLSDPKNDLPGYLSVLKRLEEALRFLGDNCGLAIQWLEDIVEYLEDNSVADERYLSNLKKSLKSLRDLQNEDQKASLDGGLLDASLDKLEGEFRRLLTEHSVPLPMSAPSALGQQAVIAPSPLPVSVIQKMQAILGRLIANNRLEKCITIYVEVRGSNVRASLQALDLDYLEISIAEFNNVQSIEGYIAQWGRHLEFAVKHLFEAEYKLCNDVFERIGLDVWMGCFAKISAQAGMLAFLQFGKTVTESKKDPVKLLKLLDIFTSLNKLRLDFNRLFGGTACMEIQNLTRDLIKRVIDGAAEIFWELLLQVELQRQIPPPLDGGVPRLVSFITDYCNKLIGDDYKPILTQVLVIHRSWKHERFQERLLITEVLNIIKAIELNLETWTKAYDDTVLSSLFAMNNHYHLYKHLKGTKLGNLLGDSWLREHEQYKDYYATIFLRDSWGKLPGHLSREGLILFSGGRATARDLVKKRLKTFNEALDEMYKKQSNWVMPERDLREKTCQMIVQSVVPVYRSYMQNYGPLVEQDGSSSKYAKYSVQTLEQMLASLFQPRPMRYGSFKGRQLSEKFDNGVADLRRTSSAVA; the protein is encoded by the coding sequence ATGGGGGATTCAGTTGGGAGTGGTAGTAATGATAACAAAGATAGGTTTCAGAATCTGATAGCTGCAACCAAGTCATTGAAGTTAAGTTTAGATAAATCAAAAGCTTTGGCCTTTGCTCTTGAAAAAACCGGACCTAGATTAGATGAGATTAACCATAGACTGCCGTCTCTTGAGGCTGCGGTGCGTCCTATTCGAGCTGACAAGGATGCCCTTGTTGCCGTTGGGGGCCATATTAATCGCGCTGTTGGTCCTGCTGCGGCGGTTCTTAAGGTTTTTGATGCTGTTCATGGTCTGGAAAAATCACTTTTGTCGGATCCTAAGAATGATCTTCCTGGGTATTTGTCGGTTTTGAAGCGCCTCGAAGAGGCATTGAGGTTTTTGGGGGATAATTGTGGATTGGCAATTCAGTGGTTGGAGGATATTGTTGAGTATTTGGAGGATAATAGTGTAGCGGATGAGCGGTACCTTTCCAATTTGAAGAAGTCACTGAAGAGTCTTAGGGATTTGCAAAATGAAGATCAAAAGGCTAGCCTTGACGGTGGGCTTCTAGATGCTTCATTAGATAAACTAGAAGGTGAGTTCCGGCGGCTTTTGACAGAGCATAGTGTGCCACTTCCTATGTCAGCACCTTCAGCATTGGGTCAACAGGCTGTAATTGCACCCTCACCATTACCTGTGAGTGTTATCCAGAAGATGCAAGCTATTCTTGGGAGGTTGATTGCAAATAATAGGCTTGAAAAGTGCATAACTATTTATGTTGAAGTTCGTGGTTCAAATGTTAGAGCTAGTTTGCAGGCGCTTGATTTGGATTATCTTGAGATTTCTATTGCTGAATTCAACAATGTACAGAGCATAGAGGGTTATATAGCTCAGTGGGGCAGGCATTTGGAGTTTGCAGTGAAGCACTTGTTTGAAGCAGAATATAAGCTTTGTAATGATGTGTTTGAAAGGATTGGATTGGATGTGTGGATGGGTTGCTTTGCTAAAATATCCGCTCAAGCAGGTATGCTTGCATTTCTTCAATTTGGGAAGACTGTTACGGAAAGTAAAAAAGATCCGGTGAAGCTCTTGAAGCTGTTGGATATTTTTACATCTCTGAACAAGTTAAGATTGGACTTCAATCGGCTTTTCGGTGGAACAGCCTGTATGGAGATTCAAAATCTTACACGGGATCTCATTAAGAGGGTGATTGATGGAGCAGCTGAGATCTTCTGGGAACTTCTGCTTCAAGTGGAGTTGCAGAGGCAAATCCCACCTCCTTTGGATGGAGGTGTTCCAAGGCTAGTAAGCTTCATTACCGATTACTGTAATAAGCTTATTGGGGATGATTACAAGCCTATTCTGACCCAGGTTCTTGTTATTCATCGAAGTTGGAAGCACGAGAGATTTCAAGAGAGGCTCCTTATTACTGAAGTATTGAACATAATAAAAGCCATTGAGCTCAATTTGGAGACTTGGACAAAAGCTTACGACGACACTGTCCTATCTAGCCTTTTTGCTATGAACAATCACTATCATTTATACAAACACTTAAAAGGAACAAAACTTGGGAATCTCTTAGGGGATTCTTGGTTGAGAGAACATGAGCAATACAAAGACTATTATGCCACGATCTTCTTGAGAGATAGCTGGGGCAAGCTTCCAGGTCATTTAAGTAGGGAAGGTCTTATTTTATTCTCAGGTGGTCGTGCCACTGCTCGTGATCTTGTCAAGAAAAGACTGAAGACTTTTAATGAAGCTCTTGATGAAATGTACAAGAAGCAGTCAAACTGGGTTATGCCAGAGAGAGATCTAAGGGAAAAGACGTGCCAGATGATCGTGCAGTCGGTTGTGCCTGTTTATCGAAGTTATATGCAGAACTATGGGCCCTTGGTTGAGCAGGATGGAAGTTCCAGCAAATATGCAAAATATTCTGTGCAGACCTTGGAGCAGATGCTGGCATCACTATTTCAACCTAGGCCAATGAGATATGGAAGTTTCAAAGGCAGGCAGCTTAGCGAGAAATTCGACAATGGGGTAGCAGATCTTCGTCGCACATCGTCAGCGGTTGCGTGA
- the LOC126669896 gene encoding protein transport protein Sec61 subunit beta-like, whose amino-acid sequence MALGGTALPRGSAAATASLRRRKTTNGGASGGAAGTMLQFYTDDAPGLKISPNVVLIMSIGFIAFVAVLHVVGKLYLVRRE is encoded by the coding sequence ATGGCATTAGGTGGAACTGCTCTCCCAAGAGGCAGTGCAGCAGCTACTGCAAGTTTGCGAAGGAGAAAAACAACAAATGGCGGGGCCTCAGGCGGGGCAGCCGGTACTATGCTCCAATTTTACACAGATGATGCGCCAGGACTCAAAATCTCTCCAAATGTTGTGCTGATCATGAGCATCGGGTTTATAGCATTCGTTGCAGTTCTGcatgttgtaggaaaactctaCCTTGTTCGTAGAGAATAG
- the LOC126666927 gene encoding uncharacterized protein LOC126666927, which yields MTTRFSLGLYLPHFTPCTNKIRVRVQDLPLTSLPRRFATRMSSNSESEAAKPLNNATEGEIPPEKDVLVQYVVLRRDLIDTWPTGSIVTQGCHASVSAIWENKEDDHTLEYCSPQKIDSMHKVTLEVKGEVQMRNLCEKLSAQGIVHKLWIEQPENIPTCLATKPYPKSAVALFFKKLKLCK from the exons ATGACGACTAGATTCAGTCTGGGTCTTTACCTCCCACATTTCACACCTTGCACAAATaaaattagggttagggttcaGGATCTACCTCTAACCTCGCTTCCCCGGCGTTTCGCGACTCGGATGAGCTCGAACTCCGAGTCAGAGGCGGCCAAGCCACTGAACAATGCGACGGAAGGAGAAATTCCACCGGAGAAAGATGTACTGGTGCAATACGTGGTGCTCAGGCGAGACTTAATCGATACGTGGCCAACGGGGAGCATAGTGACACAAGGCTGCCATGCCTCAGTTTCAGCAATTTGGGAAAATAAAGAAGATGATCATACTCTGGAGTATTGCAGTCCTCAGAAGATTGATTCAATGCACAAG GTTACGCTTGAAGTGAAAGGAGAGGTGCAGATGAGGAACTTGTGCGAGAAGCTGAGTGCACAAGGCATTGTTCATAAGCTGTGGATTGAGCAGCCTGAGAATATTCCTACTTGCCTTGCTACTAAGCCTTATCCTAAATCTGCTGTGGCTTTGTTTTTCAAGAAGTTGAAACTTTGCAAGTGA
- the LOC126670357 gene encoding KID-containing protein 1-like, with translation MEVLVGPTFSIEVSSPSQDLHHHHGDSASASSHTRVFLEDGQILGQDHRLISSRIGSGLGRPNHELDEDEDDDTSTDGSSSIGDPDDSDLDDDDEADSGGSIKGALGSLDSLEDSLPIKRGLSNHFAGKSKSFTNLSEVLIGETTVKDLVKTENPFNKRRRVLMANKYGNRRKASFYSWSNPKSMPLLSLPEEEQLQDYEDDEDNKSSSSTEPDHHLQLSKLQDRRFKPSFKSHSCFNLADLEEEDDDEEYL, from the exons ATGGAGGTCTTGGTGGGTCCCACCTTCAGCATCGAAGTCTCATCTCCTTCTCAAgatctccaccaccaccacggTGATTCCGCTTCAGCTTCTTCTCACACCCGTGTCTTCCTGGAGGACGGCCAAATATTAGGGCAGGACCACCGCCTCATCTCCAGCCGGATCGGGTCGGGTCTTGGTAGACCAAATCATGAGCTGGATGAGGATGAGGATGACGATACCTCCACGGATGGCTCGTCTTCCATCGGAGATCCCGACGACAGTGACCTCGACGACGACGATGAAGCTGACAGCGGCGGTTCCATCAAAGGAGCGCTCGGTTCTTTAGATTCACTAGAAGATTCTCTTCCTATCaa AAGAGGATTATCAAATCATTTCGCCGGAAAATCAAAGTCGTTTACAAATCTATCCGAAGTTCTAATCGGCGAAACGACAGTGAAAGATCTGGTGAAAACGGAGAATCCATTCAACAAAAGAAGAAGAGTACTCATGGCTAACAAATACGGAAACAGAAGAAAAGCTTCGTTCTACAGCTGGTCTAACCCTAAATCCATGCCTCTTCTTTCATTACCAGAAGAAGAACAGCTTCAAGATTATGAAGACGACGAAGACAATAAATCATCATCGTCAACTGAACCAGATCATCATCTCCAACTGTCGAAGCTTCAAGACAGAAGGTTTAAACCTAGTTTTAAGTCTCATAGTTGTTTCAATCTTGCAGATCTGGAGGaggaagatgatgatgaagaatatctataa
- the LOC126667621 gene encoding probable WRKY transcription factor 17, with product MAVELMSFAKMEDQMAIQEAASQGLKSMEHLIRLMSNQSKRADCTDLTDVTVSKFKKVISLLNRTGHARFRRGPVQSSSSLSSAPVQSGSASISRSQSINLNTVAVAPVPVNRPSVVHPVPAPIAAVPASFVQSQPQSVTLDFTKPNIFSSNGKNTELEFSVSSSSSFMSSAITGDGSVSNGKQGSSIFLPPAVSGGKPPLSSGPYSKKRCHEHDHSDDLSGKFSGSASGKCHCSKRRKNRVKKTIRVPAISSKIADIPPDEFSWRKYGQKPIKGSPYPRGYYKCSTVRGCPARKHVERATDDPAMLIVTYEGEHRHSQPVAIHDNMSGGSVGLIFESS from the exons ATGGCCGTTGAGCTTATGAGTTTTGCTAAAATGGAAGATCAAATGGCTATACAGGAGGCTGCATCACAAGGATTGAAGAGCATGGAACACTTGATTCGTCTCATGTCTAACCAATCTAAGCGAGCCGACTGCACCGACCTCACTGACGTCACTGTTTCAAAGTTCAAAAAGGTTATCTCTCTTCTTAACCGGACCGGTCATGCCCGGTTCAGACGCGGTCCAGTTCAGTCGTCGTCTTCTTTATCCTCGGCGCCGGTCCAATCTGGTTCCGCTTCTATTTCTCGCTCCCAAAGCATAAACCTAAATACTGTAGCGGTGGCTCCGGTACCTGTAAATCGTCCATCTGTTGTGCATCCTGTGCCAGCTCCGATCGCGGCTGTTCCGGCGAGCTTTGTGCAGTCTCAGCCGCAGAGTGTGACTCTTGACTTTACAAAACCTAACATATTTAGCTCAAACGGTAAAAACACAGAGCTAGAGTTTAGTGTGTCTTCCAGCTCGTCTTTTATGTCATCTGCTATAACTGGAGACGGCAGCGTTTCGAACGGAAAACAAGGATCTTCGATCTTTTTACCGCCGGCAGTCTCCGGTGGAAAGCCGCCGCTATCTTCTGGTCCTTACAGTAAAAAGAGGTGCCACGAGCACGATCATTCCGATGATCTCTCCGGAAAATTCTCCGGATCCGCAAGCGGCAAGTGCCACTGCTCCAAAAGAAG GAAAAATCGGGTTAAGAAAACCATTAGAGTACCAGCAATCAGTTCAAAAATCGCTGATATTCCACCGGATGAATTCTCTTGGAGAAAATACGGTCAAAAGCCAATCAAGGGATCACCATATCCACG TGGATATTACAAGTGTAGTACTGTCAGAGGTTGTCCGGCAAGGAAACACGTAGAACGGGCGACAGATGATCCAGCCATGCTGATTGTGACATATGAAGGGGAGCACCGTCATAGTCAACCTGTTGCGATTCACGATAATATGTCCGGCGGTAGCGTTGGGTTGATATTCGAGTCGTCGTGA
- the LOC126669895 gene encoding polyamine oxidase 3: MTIAHPLCFSACCSHFSIKYKLRSSSSSSTTISQLSSTPNQKTGVIVIGAGLGGLAAANRLHSENIPFLLLEASDGVGGRVRTDVVDGFLLDRGFQIFITAYPEAQKLLNYQQLELQKFYSGAKVYSDDGQFYTVADPLHHFWDAVNSLTNPIGSIFDKLLIGSTRLQVVGKSDSEIFSAQEVPTIELLKNIGFSDSIITRFFRPFFGGIFFDRELQTTSRLFDFVFKCLALGDNTLPAKGIEAIPNQLAAKLPPDSIRLNTRVSSIDFKNANPIVKLENGENLESEFGVILAVEEPEADKLLAGRNVKPGQRKPYRSTVCMYFSADLDKIPVKDPVLFLNGSGKGIVNNMFFATNVAASYGPAGKALVSVSLIGLFEDVSDDDLRAEIVGELSGWFGSSIVESWKYLRTYRIRYAQPNQCVPSGLMKKYGVGSGLYLCGDYMTSATFDGALVSGRKAAEALLADRASTLV; this comes from the coding sequence ATGACAATCGCTCATCCTCTTTGCTTCTCTGCCTGCTGCTCCCATTTCTCAATCAAATATAAACTCAGGTCATCCTCTTCCTCATCAACAACAATATCGCAACTTTCTTCCACTCCCAATCAGAAAACCGGCGTCATAGTAATCGGCGCCGGACTCGGCGGTTTAGCAGCCGCAAACCGTCTCCACTCCGAGAACATTCCCTTCCTCCTCTTGGAAGCTTCTGATGGAGTCGGTGGCCGTGTCAGAACCGACGTGGTAGACGGATTTCTCCTTGACAGAGGCTTCCAAATTTTTATCACTGCATATCCTGAGGCTCAGAAACTCCTTAATTATCAGCAGCTGGAATTGCAGAAATTTTACTCAGGTGCTAAGGTTTACTCTGACGATGGCCAATTCTACACTGTGGCTGATCCTTTACACCATTTCTGGGACGCTGTGAATTCGCTGACAAATCCAATTGGCTCCATTTTCGATAAATTACTTATCGGATCTACTCGACTTCAGGTAGTGGGAAAATCGGATAGCGAAATATTTTCTGCTCAGGAAGTTCCCACTATAGAATTGCTGAAAAACATTGGTTTTTCAGATTCGATAATTACCAGGTTTTTTAGGCCGTTTTTCGGCGGAATATTCTTCGACAGGGAGCTTCAAACGACGTCCAGATTGTTCGATTTTGTATTTAAATGTCTTGCTCTCGGGGATAATACGCTACCCGCTAAAGGAATTGAAGCTATTCCTAATCAATTAGCCGCAAAACTGCCTCCTGATTCTATTCGTTTGAATACAAGAGTTAgttcaattgattttaaaaatgcaAACCCAATTGTCAAATTGGAAAACGGTGAAAATTTAGAGAGTGAATTTGGAGTGATTTTAGCTGTAGAAGAACCTGAGGCAGACAAGCTTTTGGCGGGAAGGAACGTAAAACCGGGTCAGAGAAAACCGTATCGGAGTACAGTTTGTATGTATTTCTCGGCTGATTTGGATAAGATTCCGGTTAAGGACCCGGTTCTGTTCTTGAATGGTTCGGGCAAGGGGATAGTAAACAACATGTTTTTCGCGACCAATGTGGCTGCTTCGTATGGTCCAGCTGGAAAGGCATTAGTATCAGTATCCTTGATTGGATTGTTCGAGGATGTTTCGGATGATGATTTAAGGGCTGAGATTGTCGGGGAGTTATCGGGTTGGTTTGGGAGTTCGATTGTGGAGTCATGGAAGTATTTGAGAACGTATCGGATACGATATGCGCAACCGAATCAATGTGTTCCAAGTGGGTTGATGAAAAAATATGGGGTCGGTTCGGGTTTGTATTTGTGCGGTGATTATATGACGAGTGCTACTTTTGATGGTGCTTTGGTCTCTGGAAGAAAAGCTGCGGAAGCTTTATTAGCTGATAGAGCCTCAACGCTAGTTTAA
- the LOC126667585 gene encoding coatomer subunit beta-1 yields the protein MEKSCTLLVHFDKGTPAIANEIKEALEGNDVPMKIDAMKKAISLLLNGETLPQLFITIVRYVLPSDDHTIQKLLLLYLEITDKTDGKGRVLPEMILICQNLRNNLQHPNEYIRGVTLRFLCRLNETEIIEPLIPSVLQNLEHRHPYIRRNAILAVMSIYKLPQGEQLLVDAPEMIEKVLSTEQDQSAKRNAFLMLFTCAQDRAINYLLTNVDRVSEWGELLQMVVLELIRKVCRTNRGEKGKYIKIIISLLNAPSTAVISECAGTLVSLSSAPTAIRAAADSYCQLLLSQSDNNVKLIVLDRLNELKSSHREIMVDMIMDVLRALSSPNLDIRRKTLEIVLELITPRNISEVVLSLKKEVVKTQSGELEKNGEYRQMLIQAIHSCAVKFPEVASTVVHLLMDFLGDSNVASAIDVIVFVREIIETNPKLRVSIITRLLDTFYQIRAARVCSCALWIIGEYCLSLSEVESGIATIKQCLGELPFYSISEEGEATDTSKKRQQANSITVSSRRPAILADGTYATQSAASETAFSPPTLVQGTLASGNLRSLILTGDFFLGAVVSCTLAKLILRLEEVQPAKIEVNKASAQALLIMTSIIQLGQSSVLPHPIDNDSYDRIVLCIRLLCNTGDDIRKVWLQSCRQSFVKMLSEKQLRETEELKAKAQVSHAQPDDLIDFYHLKSRKGMSQLELEDEVQDDLKRATGEFIKDGDDANKLNRILQLTGFSDPVYAEAYVTVHHYDIVLDVTVINRTKETLQNLCLELATMGDLKLVERPQNYTLAPESSRQIKANIKVSSTETGVIFGNIVYETSNVHERTVVVLNDIHIDIMDYISPAVCTDAAFRTMWAEFEWENKVAVNTIIQEEKEFLDHVIKSTNMKCLTAPSALDGDCGFLAANLYAKSVFGEDALVNVSIEKQGDGKLSGYIRIRSKTQGIALSLGDKITLKQKGGT from the exons ATGGAGAAGTCTTGTACTCTGCTTGTTCACTTTGACAAAGGAACACCAGCAATTGCTAATGAGATTAAGGAAGCTCTCGAAGGCAATGACGTGCCCATGAAGATTGATGCCATGAAGAAGGCAATCAGTCTTTTgctaaatggtgaaacacttccTCAACTTTTTATCACAATTGTTAGATATGTCTTGCCATCGGACGACCACACAATCCAGAAGTTGTTACTTCTGTATTTGGAGATCACCGACAAAACTGACGGCAAAGGTCGGGTGTTGCCTGAAATGATTTTGATCTGCCAAAACTTGAGGAACAACCTGCAACACCCAAATGAATACATACGTGGGGTGACCTTGAGGTTTTTATGTCGCCTGAATGAAACGGAAATAATTGAGCCTTTAATCCCTTCAGTTCTTCAAAATCTGGAGCATCGTCATCCATATATCAGGAGGAATGCTATATTAGCGGTGATGTCTATATATAAGCTTCCCCAGGGTGAGCAGCTTTTGGTTGATGCTCCTGAAATGATTGAGAAGGTTCTTTCAACAGAGCAGGATCAATCTGCTAAGAGAAATGCATTCCTTATGCTTTTTACGTGTGCACAAGATCGAGCTATTAATTACCTTTTGACAAATGTTGATAGGGTCTCTGAGTGGGGTGAGTTACTTCAGATGGTTGTGTTGGAGTTGATTAGGAAGGTCTGCAGAACAAATCGTGGAGAGAAAGGGAAGTACATCAAGATCATTATATCTTTGTTAAATGCCCCTTCTACTGCAGTTATTTCTGAGTGTGCTGGAACACTTGTTTCTCTGTCATCTGCCCCTACTGCTATCAGAGCTGCAGCAGACAGCTATTGTCAGCTTCTTTTGTCTCAGAGTGATAACAATGTGAAACTTATTGTGCTTGATCGACTGAATGAGCTCAAGTCTTCTCATAGAGAGATCATGGTTGATATGATTATGGATGTTCTCAGGGCACTCTCCAGCCCCAATCTTGACATTCGGAGGAAGACACTTGAAATTGTCCTCGAGTTGATCACACCACGAAATATTAGTGAGGTTGTTCTTTCACTGAAGAAGGAAGTTGTTAAGACTCAGAGTGGAGAACTTGAGAAGAATGGGGAGTACAGACAAATGCTTATTCAAGCTATTCATTCTTGTGCTGTTAAGTTCCCAGAAGTTGCAAGTACGGTAGTCCATCTGTTGATGGATTTTCTTGGAGATAGCAATGTTGCTTCAGCTATTGATGTGATTGTTTTTGTTCGTGAGATAATTGAGACCAATCCCAAGCTGAGGGTTTCTATTATAACTAGGCTATTGGACACTTTCTACCAAATTCGAGCTGCAAGGGTCTGCTCCTGTGCTCTTTGGATCATTGGGGAGTACTGCCTTTCTCTTTCTGAAGTTGAGAGTGGGATAGCTACTATTAAGCAGTGTCTTGGCGAGTTGCCTTTTTACTCTATTTCTGAAGAAGGGGAAGCCACTGATACTTCAAAGAAGCGTCAGCAAGCGAATTCCATTACTGTGTCTTCCAGAAGACCAGCTATTCTTGCTGATGGAACTTATGCAACACAGAGTGCTGCCTCTGAAACTGCATTTTCTCCTCCTACTCTTGTTCAAGGGACATTGGCTTCTGGGAATTTGAGATCCCTTATACTTACTGGTGACTTTTTCCTTGGAGCAGTTGTTTCTTGCACTCTGGCAAAGCTCATTCTGAGATTGGAAGAGGTGCAGCCTGCAAAAATTGAGGTTAACAAGGCATCTGCACAAGCATTGTTGATCATGACCTCAATTATACAATTAGGGCAATCTTCAGTGTTGCCGCACCCAATTGACAATGATTCTTATGATAGAATAGTCCTCTGCATAAGATTACTCTGCAATACTGGTGATGACATCAGAAAGGTATGGCTGCAGTCTTGTCGTCAGAGTTTTGTAAAGATGCTTTCAGAAAAACAGTTGAGGGAAACTGAGGAATTGAAGGCAAAGGCTCAGGTTTCTCATGCACAACCAGATGACCTTATTGATTTCTACCATTTGAAGAGCAGGAAG GGTATGAGTCAGCTGGAGTTGGAAGATGAAGTTCAAGATGATTTGAAACGTGCAACTGGAGAGTTTATCAAGGATGGGGATGATGCAAATAAGCTTAACCGCATCCTTCAACTCACCGGGTTTAGTGATCCTGTCTATGCTGAGGCGTATGTAACAGTTCATCATTATGATATCGTACTTGATGTTACCGTCATCAACCGGACCAAGGAAACTCTTCAGAATTTATGCTTGGAATTGGCAACCATGGGTGATCTTAAACTGGTCGAGCGTCCTCAGAATTATACCCTTGCTCCTGAATCAAGCAGGCAAATAAAGGCCAATATCAAGGTGTCCTCAACTGAGACTGGTGTAATTTTTGGTAACATTGTTTATGAGACATCAAATGTGCATGAGCGCACAGTTGTTGTCCTCAATGACATCCATATTGATATTATGGACTACATCTCTCCTGCGGTTTGTACAGATGCAGCTTTCAGAACAATGTGGGCAGAGTTCGAGTGGGAAAACAAG GTTGCTGTTAATACAATAAttcaagaagaaaaagaattcCTTGATCATGTCATCAAGTCAACCAACATGAAGTGTCTCACTGCACC GTCCGCACTAGACGGTGACTGTGGATTTCTGGCAGCTAACTTGTATGCCAAGAGTGTGTTCGGAGAGGATGCATTAGTAAATGTTAGCATTGAGAAGCAGGGAGATGGGAAGCTTAGCGGATATATCAGGATAAGGAGCAAAACGCAGGGCATTGCTTTAAGTCTTGGGGATAAGATCACTCTCAAACAGAAAGGAGGAACTTAA